Proteins co-encoded in one Dendropsophus ebraccatus isolate aDenEbr1 chromosome 9, aDenEbr1.pat, whole genome shotgun sequence genomic window:
- the LOC138801685 gene encoding cytospin-A-like, with protein sequence MGGNSVKNAPDVQSDPAMGLASPSVYKSHQSPPTSPTPDTFYTPMGSPDTRPIPMDTGPSPEELSSLQDEPESLEGWGAPFGRAMKRIQKTSYTLDEMHSQLRGLLTPGSSSEGHRILESALGWEARLTEVRRDLKSGLRELSDLRRQYESLSAGPGMESRKPSELQEHIRALESEDRIERERLRDRVYHLEKENGKLTERVLELQGEVQDLNLLQSDLRTAVAVAERFREEAQEKLEISERENQRLRGKGSDTVDWADTSPINGSLQGYRSLPRGVILSSMREPILKSSSLMSVPPGSSLLPHTEATSSCKERRGSLETLLNQSKATENLTEDSGSFFRRYGGSKRGVFLRWAQDRTCGYKHVVITNFSTSWVDGMALCALLHSYLPQSIPYSQLRPLEKRKNLQLAFQVAESVGIPPLLTIDHLLQTQGPDWQKVLLYVESIYQKFEA encoded by the exons ATGGGTGGTAACAGTGTGAAGAATGCCCCTGATGTTCAGAGCG ATCCCGCCATGGGCCTGGCATCACCGTCAGTCTACAAGTCTCACCAGTCTCCCCCAACCTCCCCCACACCAGACACGTTCTACACACCCATGGGCAGCCCTGACACTAGGCCCATTCCCATGGACACCGGACCCTCCCCTGAAGAACTAAGCTCCCTCCAAGATGAGCCCGAAAGCCTGGAGGGCTGGGGGGCTCCTTTTGGTCGGGCAATGAAAAGGATCCAAAAGACATCATATACTTTGGATGAGATGCATAGTCAGCTGCGGGGTCTTCTGACTCCTGGAAGCAGCTCGGAGGGTCACCGGATCTTGGAGTCCGCACTAGGTTGGGAGGCTCGACTTACAGAAGTGCGGAGAGACCTGAAGAGCGGCCTGCGAGAACTGAGTGACCTGAGGAGACAGTACGAGTCACTGAGTGCAG GTCCAGGAATGGAGAGCAGGAAGCCTTCAGAACTTCAG GAACATATAAGAGCCCTGGAATCTGAGGACCGGATAGAGCGGGAGCGGCTGCGGG ATCGTGTCTATCACTTAGAGAAGGAAAATGGGAAGTTAACAGAGAGAGTCCTTGAGCTGCAG GGTGAAGTGCAggacctcaacctgctgcagtcaGATCTCCGCACAGCTGTGGCTGTAGCTGAGAGATTCAGAGAAGAGGCCCAAGAAAAGTTGGAGATTAGTGAGCGCGAAAACCAAAGGTTAAGGGGCAAGGG GTCTGACACTGTGGATTGGgcagacacctcccccatcaaTGGTTCCCTCCAGGGATATCGAAGCCTGCCCCGTGGCGTCATCCTTTCCTCTATGCGG GAGCCCATTCTGAAGTCCAGCAGTCTCATGAGCGTCCCCCCGGGCAGCTCACTGTTGCCGCACACAG AAGCCACATCATCCTgcaaagagagaagaggaagcCTGGAAACCTTATTAAACCAGTCGAAAGCCAC ggagaatCTGACTGAAGACTCCGGCTCCTTTTTCCGTCGTTATGGAGGTTCAAAAAGAGGCGTCTTCCTGCGGTGGGCTCAGGACCGCACCTGCGGGTACAAG CACGTGGTTATCACCAACTTTAGCACCTCGTGGGTGGACGGCATGGCTCTGTGTGCCCTCCTGCACTCCTACCTACCACAGAGTATCCCGTATTCACAGCTTCGCCCTCTGGAGAAG AGGAAGAACCTCCAGTTGGCTTTCCAAGTGGCTGAGAGTGTGGGGATCCCCCCTTTGCTG ACCATTGACCATCTGCTCCAGACACAAGGTCCAGACTGGCAGAAAGTTCTTCTCTACGTTGAGTCCATTTACCAAAAATTTGAGGCCTGA